The following proteins are co-located in the Longimicrobiaceae bacterium genome:
- a CDS encoding GNAT family N-acetyltransferase: MREAEGQVVEIGDERDPLAEAALELIRHAIGDVQPVDDLLSELEERRRGLKSGGEPHLFALVEDGAPVAVAAGVYLETVNAGFVTYLAVDEHTRGRMLGRRLRAHLVDAFRADAQSRGRELAWTVGEVRRESPWLRSLVRHGEAIPFGFSYFHPWQPQRSEGRYVLYREPVTDHRAELPAQEVLSLVYAIWRRAYRIRFPLQSDTFCYMLDQLETRVMIGVDEAFASEMGKLEAD, translated from the coding sequence ATGCGGGAAGCTGAAGGGCAGGTGGTGGAGATCGGGGACGAGCGGGACCCGCTGGCCGAAGCGGCGCTGGAGCTGATCCGACACGCCATCGGCGACGTGCAGCCGGTGGACGACCTGCTGTCGGAGCTGGAGGAGCGGCGCCGCGGGCTCAAGTCCGGCGGCGAGCCGCACCTCTTCGCGCTGGTCGAAGATGGGGCGCCGGTGGCCGTGGCGGCGGGCGTGTACCTGGAGACGGTGAACGCCGGCTTCGTCACCTACCTCGCGGTGGACGAGCACACCCGCGGGCGCATGCTGGGCCGGCGCCTCCGCGCGCACCTGGTGGACGCGTTCCGGGCCGACGCGCAGTCCCGCGGCCGCGAGCTGGCGTGGACCGTGGGTGAGGTGCGGCGCGAGAGCCCGTGGCTGCGCTCCCTCGTCCGCCACGGCGAGGCCATCCCCTTCGGCTTCAGCTACTTCCATCCGTGGCAGCCGCAGCGCAGCGAGGGTCGCTACGTCCTGTACCGCGAGCCCGTGACGGACCACCGCGCCGAGCTTCCCGCGCAGGAGGTGCTCAGCCTGGTCTACGCGATCTGGCGCCGCGCCTACCGCATCCGCTTCCCCCTCCAGAGCGACACCTTCTGCTACATGCTCGACCAGCTCGAGACGCGCGTGATG